One window of Dysgonomonas mossii genomic DNA carries:
- a CDS encoding glycosyltransferase family 4 protein → MFVVNGRYLTQKATGVHRYAFEICNKLHEMGVDFHVAVPNEIHPDYKFSFKVVKCGSLNTHLWEQISLPRYLKRIGSPLLISFTGCGPINYSNQIMTIHDVSHERYPEWFSKNYYRFYHYMMPRIGKKAHAVLTVSEFSKKEIVDTLGINAEKIHVVHSNVPFHNKPSKEEILSFTRNPEAERYILAVSSMDPRKNFIRLVEAFDKIKDKSVKLYIIGMSFKAFNTPDLQKLIGENVHLPGYIPDEKLQTMYQNALLSVYPSLYEGFGLPPLESMTYGCPVINSDIPALREVSQDAALYVDPYNVEDITEKIEQLLVDEPLRKELQEKGLLQIKKYSWDKSAKQVYELAQLFM, encoded by the coding sequence ATGTTTGTAGTTAACGGAAGATACTTGACACAAAAAGCAACAGGCGTACATCGATATGCTTTCGAGATATGTAACAAACTTCATGAAATGGGTGTCGATTTTCATGTAGCTGTTCCGAATGAAATCCATCCGGATTATAAGTTCAGTTTCAAGGTGGTGAAATGTGGTTCTTTGAATACACATCTCTGGGAGCAGATATCCCTACCTCGCTATCTGAAGCGTATTGGCAGCCCATTGCTAATAAGCTTTACAGGCTGTGGTCCAATAAATTACAGCAATCAAATCATGACCATCCACGACGTATCGCATGAGCGTTACCCCGAATGGTTCTCTAAAAATTATTACCGTTTCTACCATTACATGATGCCTCGCATCGGAAAAAAAGCACATGCAGTACTTACCGTCAGTGAATTTTCGAAGAAAGAAATAGTGGATACTTTGGGTATAAATGCCGAAAAGATACATGTAGTACATAGCAACGTACCGTTTCATAATAAGCCAAGTAAGGAGGAAATATTGAGTTTCACTCGCAATCCCGAAGCGGAAAGATATATTCTGGCAGTATCATCGATGGACCCCCGCAAAAACTTTATAAGACTTGTAGAAGCCTTTGACAAAATAAAAGACAAGTCGGTGAAACTATATATTATAGGTATGTCGTTCAAAGCCTTCAATACACCTGATCTACAAAAACTAATCGGGGAAAATGTACATCTTCCGGGCTATATACCCGATGAGAAATTACAGACCATGTATCAGAATGCTTTATTATCTGTATACCCCTCGTTGTACGAAGGCTTTGGCTTGCCGCCATTAGAATCGATGACATACGGCTGTCCGGTTATCAATTCAGATATACCTGCCTTACGCGAAGTAAGCCAAGATGCAGCATTATACGTAGATCCTTACAATGTAGAAGATATTACCGAAAAAATAGAACAGTTGTTGGTTGATGAACCGCTGCGAAAAGAATTACAAGAAAAGGGTTTACTACAAATAAAAAAATATTCGTGGGACAAGTCAGCCAAACAAGTTTACGAGTTGGCTCAATTATTTATGTAA
- a CDS encoding MBOAT family O-acyltransferase, producing MIFSTYSFVFIYLPLVLLLYFGMARYVSRRFQQIFLIVASLIFYGAIFFQGFEHLWYIALIMSSVIVNYSVAIGVQNIARPPTRKIVFTIGVIFNVVLLGYYKYSNFFLENINYAFDTQFVIKHIMLPIGISFFTFQQIAFLISVLKREEKVPNFWDYTLFIVFFPQLVAGPIVFLKDVLHQYLDEENRFFNAKNFSAGLFIFVIGLFKKAVIADTLDNFVFYSYLSPEKLGFATSWLTALSYSFQIYFDFSGYSDMAIGLAKMMNINLPVNFYSPYKSVSITEFWKRWHITLGRSLAVLIYYPLGGNRKGLARTCFNLFAVFFVSGIWHGASWTFIVWGIAHGVVRIFERLFMKYLEKIPNLIRIFFTFMFVNAAWVLFRSPTFDIALTVLKNMFAPESFSFSGIAHMAYNTSITYPDSMAVIYVLAILSILTTLVFLYPKNSIDKYNEFKPTVKNAMVIALLFTVSVIHFSRVGAFIYFNF from the coding sequence ATGATATTCTCTACATACAGTTTTGTATTTATTTATCTGCCGCTAGTACTCTTGCTATACTTCGGGATGGCACGTTATGTAAGCCGCAGATTCCAGCAAATATTTTTGATCGTAGCATCACTGATATTTTATGGAGCTATATTTTTTCAAGGATTCGAACATCTCTGGTATATAGCTTTGATTATGTCTTCTGTGATAGTCAACTACTCTGTTGCAATCGGCGTGCAGAATATAGCGAGGCCTCCTACACGTAAAATAGTATTTACAATAGGTGTGATATTCAATGTTGTGCTATTAGGCTATTATAAATATTCCAATTTCTTTCTGGAAAACATCAACTATGCCTTCGACACGCAGTTTGTAATAAAACATATCATGCTGCCCATCGGCATCAGCTTTTTCACATTCCAACAAATAGCTTTTCTTATCAGCGTCTTAAAACGTGAAGAAAAAGTACCAAACTTTTGGGATTATACATTGTTCATCGTATTCTTTCCTCAGTTAGTAGCGGGACCTATAGTGTTTCTTAAAGATGTGCTGCATCAATATCTGGATGAGGAAAATCGTTTTTTCAATGCAAAGAACTTTTCAGCCGGACTTTTCATCTTTGTTATCGGTCTTTTCAAGAAAGCCGTAATAGCCGATACGCTCGACAATTTTGTATTTTACTCATACCTATCGCCCGAAAAGCTTGGTTTTGCAACCTCGTGGCTGACCGCCCTGTCTTATTCGTTTCAGATATATTTCGACTTTAGCGGATATTCCGATATGGCAATAGGATTGGCCAAGATGATGAACATCAACCTTCCGGTCAACTTCTATTCTCCATACAAGTCTGTAAGTATAACTGAGTTTTGGAAACGGTGGCACATCACATTAGGTCGATCCCTGGCCGTACTGATATATTATCCGCTGGGTGGAAATCGCAAAGGTCTTGCCCGTACATGCTTCAATCTGTTTGCCGTATTTTTTGTCAGTGGTATTTGGCATGGCGCATCTTGGACTTTCATCGTATGGGGTATTGCACACGGGGTAGTACGCATATTTGAGAGGCTATTCATGAAGTATCTGGAGAAAATTCCCAACCTCATACGGATATTCTTCACATTTATGTTTGTAAATGCGGCATGGGTATTATTCCGTTCACCGACATTCGACATAGCTCTGACCGTTCTTAAAAATATGTTCGCTCCTGAGAGTTTCAGCTTCAGTGGTATAGCCCACATGGCTTACAACACGAGCATAACATATCCCGACTCTATGGCTGTGATATATGTATTGGCTATCCTGTCTATTTTGACTACATTGGTGTTTTTATACCCTAAGAACAGTATAGATAAGTACAATGAATTCAAACCGACAGTAAAAAACGCGATGGTTATTGCCTTGCTGTTCACGGTGTCGGTAATTCATTTCTCGAGAGTAGGTGCGTTTATTTATTTCAACTTCTAG
- a CDS encoding GHMP family kinase ATP-binding protein produces MIIRSKAPFRLGLAGGGTDVSPYSDLYGGCILNATINLYAFANIEPRTDNKIVFRIPQTNEEYIFDSAIELPIANDKADLMKGIYNRVIKDFIKKPLSFTLTCALEVPFGSGLGTSSTLAIAILGAYTEWLSLPLGDYDLAYLAYQIERIDLKQAGGKQDQYAAAFGGFNFMEFYADDKVIVNPLRIRNEIINELSNNLLLCYTNSSRNSGDIIEKQQKNVKDHQERSIEAMHQIKKQSYEIKEAILKNNLDEIGDVLHRGWTYKRDMADGISTPLFEELYNTAISAGATGGKISGAGGGGYVFFYCPRNTRFSVAKALQGLDAQIQPYTFTKKGLETWYTK; encoded by the coding sequence ATGATAATAAGAAGTAAAGCCCCATTCCGATTAGGATTAGCAGGTGGAGGAACCGATGTATCTCCATACTCGGATTTGTATGGAGGATGTATATTGAATGCAACTATAAATTTGTATGCATTCGCAAATATTGAACCTCGCACCGACAACAAAATTGTATTCCGTATTCCACAAACAAATGAGGAATATATTTTCGATTCTGCGATCGAACTACCTATCGCCAACGATAAAGCCGATTTGATGAAAGGTATATACAACAGGGTAATCAAAGACTTTATAAAAAAGCCTTTATCTTTTACGCTGACCTGTGCTCTCGAAGTTCCTTTTGGCTCGGGACTAGGAACATCCTCTACCCTAGCCATTGCTATATTGGGTGCATATACCGAATGGCTCTCTTTGCCTTTGGGCGATTACGACCTGGCATATCTGGCATATCAGATAGAACGAATAGACCTAAAGCAAGCAGGAGGAAAACAAGATCAGTATGCCGCAGCATTCGGAGGGTTTAACTTTATGGAATTCTATGCAGATGACAAAGTGATTGTAAATCCTCTACGCATCCGCAACGAAATAATCAATGAGCTATCTAACAACTTGTTGCTTTGCTACACCAACTCGAGTAGAAATTCGGGAGATATCATCGAAAAGCAACAAAAGAATGTTAAAGATCATCAAGAAAGGTCAATAGAAGCAATGCATCAGATAAAAAAACAGTCTTATGAAATAAAGGAAGCTATTCTGAAAAATAATCTGGACGAAATAGGAGATGTTTTGCATCGGGGATGGACTTACAAACGAGACATGGCGGACGGAATTTCCACTCCGCTTTTCGAAGAACTATACAATACAGCCATATCCGCCGGAGCCACAGGAGGCAAAATATCGGGGGCCGGAGGTGGAGGATATGTGTTTTTCTATTGTCCGAGAAATACACGTTTTTCCGTAGCTAAAGCTTTACAAGGATTGGACGCGCAGATACAACCATACACTTTTACAAAAAAGGGATTAGAAACCTGGTATACTAAATAA
- a CDS encoding D-glycero-alpha-D-manno-heptose-1,7-bisphosphate 7-phosphatase, whose amino-acid sequence MDKQNLDKYKYLFLDRDGVINVERPSDYVKNIPEFVFIDKTLQAIRILSSRFERIFIVTNQRGVGRGKMSISDLEEVHSYMLSQIETSGGHIDRIYYCTDLTSDSINRKPNVGMAFKALTDFPEIEFENSIMVGNSMSDIEFGNKVGMYTILVGDKYPEGHKIYENINAHYKNLYKFADSLLKIF is encoded by the coding sequence ATGGACAAACAAAATTTAGACAAATACAAGTATTTATTTCTTGATAGAGATGGCGTTATTAATGTAGAACGCCCCAGCGATTATGTCAAGAATATACCAGAATTTGTATTTATAGACAAAACTTTACAGGCTATCAGAATCTTATCTTCTAGATTCGAACGCATTTTCATTGTCACCAATCAGCGTGGAGTTGGCCGTGGCAAGATGAGCATATCCGACTTGGAAGAAGTACATAGCTATATGCTATCCCAGATAGAAACTTCGGGCGGACATATAGATCGAATATATTATTGTACTGATCTGACATCTGACTCTATAAACAGAAAACCCAATGTGGGAATGGCTTTTAAAGCACTTACTGATTTCCCCGAAATAGAGTTCGAAAATTCAATTATGGTAGGCAATAGCATGTCAGACATTGAATTCGGCAACAAAGTGGGAATGTACACAATACTAGTGGGTGATAAATATCCCGAAGGTCATAAAATATACGAGAACATTAACGCACATTACAAAAATCTATATAAGTTTGCAGATAGTCTGCTCAAGATATTTTAA
- a CDS encoding nucleotidyltransferase family protein, whose amino-acid sequence MKECIILAGGLGTRLQSVVNDVPKCMAEVAGKPFLSYLFNYAKNQQFDHLILSLGYKSEVVLQWLDGKSYPFKISYVVEDSPLGTGGAIKLAFDKVETDKAFIFNGDTFFDVDTTLLAEFHKEKKAIISLALKPMTDFDRYGSVDLNQEGRIIRFNEKQHCAKGLINGGVYVINKSLFQTLSLPEKFSFEKDVMEKHINNIPFYGCVQDGYFIDIGIPSDFAKANQDFKNL is encoded by the coding sequence ATGAAAGAATGTATTATATTAGCCGGAGGGCTGGGCACCCGTTTACAATCGGTAGTAAATGATGTTCCGAAATGCATGGCCGAAGTAGCCGGAAAACCATTTTTGAGTTACTTGTTCAACTATGCAAAAAATCAGCAATTCGATCACCTTATTCTTTCATTGGGTTATAAATCGGAAGTTGTACTACAGTGGCTCGACGGCAAATCATACCCTTTCAAGATATCTTATGTTGTAGAAGATTCACCCTTAGGAACAGGCGGGGCAATCAAGTTGGCATTCGACAAAGTAGAAACAGATAAAGCCTTTATCTTCAACGGAGATACATTCTTTGATGTAGATACTACTCTGTTAGCAGAGTTTCATAAAGAAAAGAAAGCGATAATATCCCTAGCATTGAAACCTATGACAGATTTTGACCGTTATGGTTCTGTCGATCTAAATCAAGAAGGACGCATCATTCGCTTTAACGAGAAACAGCATTGCGCAAAGGGATTAATCAATGGAGGAGTGTACGTAATAAACAAAAGTCTATTTCAGACATTAAGCCTTCCTGAAAAATTTTCTTTCGAAAAAGATGTGATGGAAAAGCATATCAACAATATTCCATTCTACGGCTGTGTGCAAGATGGTTATTTTATCGACATAGGGATTCCTTCCGACTTTGCGAAGGCAAATCAAGATTTTAAGAACTTGTAA
- a CDS encoding glycosyltransferase family 2 protein, with product MSQPLVSVLIPCYNVERYVEESINSILNQTYRNLEVIAINDCSTDRTGELLQAMAKKDSRISVFTNEKNLKLIQTLNKGILLCKGDYIARMDADDISLPTRIEKEVAFLEKHTDHDIVSSQFYAFRSENPSKKDLNHSPTHDRELRGYMLFRSGICHPAVMIRKRVFTELGLKFEPEYLHVEDYALWSEAMYKTKLGNLNEPLLLYRVHKQQVSSLHEELQTENKKKVFKIHCKHLGLPTNDDFINIYTSVAECVPLQSSFDYLDKCEAFMVSLLKLNKDKDFCDENYLVKLLSLTWLRLCANSRLGLKVIKKMKASSLYDERNYTSRDLAIFYTKCTFRLRYKKSLIYKLVFR from the coding sequence ATGAGCCAACCTTTAGTCTCTGTATTAATACCCTGCTATAATGTAGAAAGGTATGTGGAAGAATCGATCAATTCGATTCTAAATCAAACATATCGTAACCTTGAAGTTATAGCCATAAATGACTGTTCTACTGACAGAACAGGAGAATTATTACAGGCTATGGCAAAAAAAGATTCTCGGATAAGTGTTTTCACCAATGAAAAGAATCTGAAATTAATACAAACATTGAACAAAGGTATCTTGCTGTGCAAAGGTGATTATATAGCACGTATGGATGCTGACGATATCTCCTTGCCTACTCGCATCGAAAAGGAAGTCGCATTTTTGGAGAAACATACCGATCATGATATAGTAAGTTCACAGTTTTATGCCTTCCGATCAGAAAATCCGAGTAAAAAAGATCTGAACCATAGCCCGACACACGATCGGGAGCTGCGAGGATATATGCTTTTTCGGTCGGGAATATGCCATCCGGCGGTAATGATTCGCAAGAGAGTCTTTACCGAATTGGGATTAAAATTTGAGCCGGAGTATTTACATGTCGAAGACTATGCATTATGGTCTGAAGCTATGTACAAAACAAAGTTGGGAAATCTGAATGAGCCTTTGTTGCTGTATCGTGTGCATAAGCAACAGGTATCCTCTTTGCACGAAGAACTGCAAACAGAGAATAAGAAGAAGGTGTTTAAAATACATTGCAAGCATTTGGGCTTACCTACCAATGACGACTTTATAAATATCTATACTTCTGTAGCAGAATGTGTTCCTTTACAATCGTCATTCGACTATCTTGACAAGTGTGAAGCATTTATGGTTTCCTTACTCAAACTGAATAAAGACAAAGACTTCTGTGACGAAAATTATCTTGTGAAGCTTCTTTCGCTTACATGGTTACGTCTGTGTGCAAATTCTCGTTTAGGTCTGAAAGTAATAAAGAAGATGAAAGCCTCATCTTTATACGATGAAAGAAATTATACATCAAGAGATTTGGCTATTTTTTATACAAAGTGTACTTTTAGACTCAGATATAAAAAGTCCCTTATTTACAAACTAGTATTTAGATAA
- a CDS encoding glycosyltransferase — translation MKIFQVITVSEYGGAQTIVADLVKKFSSEHELFLLYGGNGEAWSNLGDNFTRIKLNNHCKEVSIKDIMLLLKLFYYRIKYKPDVVHLHSSKMGAIGRLVFGRKTIVYTVHGFDSIRTAFRKFLVIEKLLKHKAFRIIGVSQYDVDMMKKENICKNVGRIYNGVADHYLTNKIEQDPLTEKLESIKKDYPKTIMCISRISKQKKFDLFLDIAHEMPQYAFVWIGNKEEIEGLPPNVFCLGEMHSAFTYLRYADVFILPSNYEGLPMSILEALAFKVPVVASAVGGITEVLDGKNGFAVENKASIFEEKIQYILSDENIQKSMSECARQSYLANFTIEKMVDSYGAVFNTIVANKK, via the coding sequence ATGAAAATCTTCCAGGTTATTACGGTTTCTGAATATGGCGGCGCCCAGACTATAGTTGCAGACCTGGTAAAAAAATTCAGTTCTGAACACGAACTCTTTCTCCTATATGGAGGTAATGGCGAAGCCTGGAGTAATTTGGGAGATAATTTTACCCGCATTAAGCTAAACAATCATTGTAAAGAGGTTTCAATAAAAGATATAATGCTTTTATTGAAATTATTCTACTATCGTATCAAATACAAACCCGATGTTGTGCATCTGCACTCTTCCAAGATGGGAGCGATCGGGCGATTAGTCTTCGGTCGTAAAACAATTGTATATACTGTACATGGATTTGATTCGATAAGGACTGCTTTTCGGAAATTCTTAGTTATCGAAAAATTGTTGAAGCACAAAGCATTCCGCATCATTGGAGTGAGCCAATACGATGTGGATATGATGAAGAAGGAAAATATCTGTAAAAACGTAGGAAGGATATACAATGGCGTTGCAGATCACTATCTGACAAACAAAATTGAACAAGATCCTCTGACTGAAAAGTTAGAGAGTATAAAAAAAGATTATCCCAAAACAATCATGTGTATTTCGCGAATATCGAAACAAAAGAAATTCGATTTATTTCTGGATATAGCACATGAAATGCCTCAATATGCCTTTGTGTGGATTGGCAATAAAGAGGAAATAGAGGGACTGCCGCCCAATGTATTTTGTTTGGGTGAAATGCATTCTGCTTTTACTTATTTAAGATACGCTGATGTTTTTATATTACCATCCAACTACGAGGGGTTGCCAATGTCGATACTTGAAGCTCTGGCATTCAAAGTTCCGGTAGTTGCATCTGCTGTAGGAGGTATTACAGAAGTATTGGACGGGAAGAATGGTTTTGCGGTAGAGAATAAAGCCTCTATCTTTGAAGAAAAAATACAATATATTTTATCTGATGAAAACATCCAGAAGAGCATGTCTGAGTGTGCAAGACAATCATATCTTGCAAATTTTACGATAGAGAAAATGGTAGACAGTTATGGCGCTGTCTTTAACACAATAGTAGCAAATAAAAAATGA
- the pnuC gene encoding nicotinamide riboside transporter PnuC, translating into MIEYFIENNWVSIVGAIIGLIFLYLEYKANVWMWAASIVMAAFYIYIFYSTQLYASMGIYIYFFGASIYGWLIWIFRNRDAETGDEIISHATKGYTLPIIIGVALIAIFIYGILISFSTNNIYITIGDSLTTSLNIVALWMISRKWVEQWLLVIPANLISSILLFAQHDIMSGCLFFIFFVVSIMGYYKWKRLALAS; encoded by the coding sequence ATGATAGAATATTTTATAGAAAATAATTGGGTCAGTATAGTTGGAGCCATTATCGGCCTTATTTTCCTTTACTTAGAATACAAAGCCAATGTATGGATGTGGGCTGCAAGTATCGTCATGGCAGCTTTTTATATCTATATATTCTATAGTACGCAACTATATGCCAGCATGGGTATATACATTTATTTCTTCGGGGCATCTATATATGGCTGGCTGATATGGATATTCCGCAACAGAGATGCAGAAACAGGAGATGAGATCATCTCTCACGCCACCAAAGGCTACACCCTGCCTATAATAATCGGAGTAGCACTTATAGCCATATTTATTTATGGCATCCTTATTTCGTTTAGTACCAATAACATATATATCACGATTGGAGACTCTCTCACTACCTCCCTCAACATTGTAGCATTGTGGATGATCTCCCGAAAGTGGGTAGAACAATGGCTATTGGTAATTCCTGCAAATTTAATTTCAAGTATCCTACTCTTTGCTCAACATGATATTATGTCGGGCTGTTTATTTTTTATCTTTTTCGTTGTCTCTATAATGGGATATTACAAGTGGAAAAGATTAGCGTTAGCTTCGTGA
- a CDS encoding TonB-dependent receptor encodes MKKVFLSLSIILINGMGIFAQQKADSLKVIKLDEVVVSATRVGQDAPVAYSSLTEKQLKGDNAAKNIPAIMQTLPSVVSYTEGGTAVGNTSFRIRGTDANRINITLNGMPLNNPESQEVYWVNLPDLSNSLQSMQVQRGVGTSTNGAASFGASISMQTLGGKPKPYADISTAYGQYNTLLLSGAAGTGIMKSGLSLDARYSYVKSDGYIRNGKVDHKNIYAALSHYSDRQLIRLIYMNGIQHTGITWEGIDPSMLAINRRYNPAGEYKDDNGNTRYYDNETDNYYSNIGQLIYTRYLTNALTLNVNLSYNHGYGYYENYKTGRKFSEFGLENQTVDGTTYKKSDLIRRKLMMNHLYVGGVNLKWEKEKFDFTLGSMYSYYDGTHYGRLLWVKFNQNIPAGYEWYRNDADKQDMNVFLKTEYKPMTNLSIFAEVQERYVDYRMKGIDDDLTNLSSKNYYSFINPKGGVSYRFADYNEIYGSLGISNREPLRADLKESLKEGGIPITSERLYDYELGYKYANATIAFSTNLYYMNYKDQLVQTGKLNDVGYKLQENVPDSYRTGIELALSYTPNYWLQLAGNLTLSRNKIKNHTVYYPYYDNQTDWNSLGQISETFKSTDISFSPNTVGSFTVTFKPFEKEDISFSFINKYVGRMYYDNTSNPDNRLSDYFVTDFAASYTLDAKKVGKFDFQFFINNLTNVKYNANAWVDTYKFADGTEQVYKGLFPQAGANVMGKIRYRF; translated from the coding sequence ATGAAAAAGGTCTTTCTTTCTCTTTCCATAATATTGATAAATGGAATGGGGATTTTCGCACAACAAAAAGCAGATAGTTTGAAAGTTATAAAACTAGATGAAGTTGTTGTGTCTGCAACACGTGTAGGTCAGGATGCTCCGGTAGCATACTCTAGTCTGACCGAAAAACAACTAAAAGGAGACAACGCCGCAAAAAACATTCCGGCTATAATGCAAACCCTCCCATCTGTAGTCTCGTATACAGAAGGAGGAACGGCAGTAGGGAACACTTCGTTTCGCATTCGTGGAACTGATGCCAACCGTATTAATATCACCCTGAATGGGATGCCGCTGAATAATCCTGAAAGTCAGGAAGTATACTGGGTCAATTTGCCGGATTTATCAAACTCATTGCAAAGTATGCAAGTCCAACGCGGAGTAGGAACATCTACCAACGGTGCGGCCTCTTTCGGGGCTAGTATTTCGATGCAAACGCTGGGAGGAAAACCCAAACCCTATGCCGACATATCTACAGCCTACGGACAATATAATACACTATTATTGTCGGGAGCAGCAGGTACAGGCATTATGAAAAGCGGATTGTCGTTAGACGCAAGATACTCTTACGTAAAGAGTGACGGGTATATCCGTAACGGAAAGGTAGACCATAAGAATATCTATGCCGCATTGTCTCACTACTCCGACAGGCAACTGATACGGCTGATTTATATGAACGGAATACAGCATACCGGCATTACATGGGAAGGTATCGATCCGAGCATGCTGGCTATAAACAGGCGATACAATCCGGCAGGGGAATATAAAGACGACAATGGCAATACACGCTATTATGATAACGAAACGGATAACTACTATTCGAATATCGGACAGCTGATCTATACCCGTTATCTGACAAATGCATTGACATTGAATGTAAACTTGAGTTATAATCATGGCTATGGGTATTACGAAAATTATAAAACAGGGCGTAAATTTTCAGAATTCGGACTCGAAAATCAGACTGTAGATGGTACTACTTACAAAAAATCAGATCTTATACGTCGCAAACTGATGATGAATCATTTGTATGTAGGAGGGGTAAATCTGAAATGGGAAAAAGAGAAGTTTGATTTTACCTTAGGGAGTATGTATAGCTATTATGATGGAACTCATTATGGTCGATTGCTCTGGGTAAAATTCAACCAGAATATACCTGCTGGTTACGAATGGTATAGAAATGATGCAGATAAACAAGACATGAATGTTTTCCTGAAAACAGAATACAAACCGATGACCAATCTGTCGATATTCGCAGAAGTACAAGAACGCTATGTAGACTATCGGATGAAAGGGATCGATGATGATCTTACAAATCTGTCAAGCAAAAACTACTACAGTTTTATTAATCCAAAAGGGGGAGTATCTTATCGCTTTGCGGATTATAACGAGATTTACGGATCGTTGGGTATATCGAACAGAGAGCCTCTGCGTGCCGACCTTAAAGAATCTCTCAAAGAAGGAGGAATCCCCATCACTTCCGAAAGATTGTACGACTATGAGCTGGGTTACAAATATGCGAATGCGACAATAGCTTTTAGTACCAATCTTTATTACATGAATTATAAAGACCAATTGGTACAGACCGGAAAATTGAACGATGTTGGTTATAAATTGCAAGAAAATGTACCCGACAGCTATCGTACAGGAATAGAACTGGCATTGTCTTATACGCCTAACTATTGGCTACAGCTAGCCGGAAACTTGACCCTGAGCCGTAACAAGATAAAGAATCACACTGTTTACTATCCTTACTACGACAATCAAACAGACTGGAATAGCTTGGGGCAGATATCAGAAACATTCAAATCTACCGACATTTCATTTTCACCAAATACTGTCGGCAGCTTTACGGTTACGTTCAAGCCATTCGAAAAAGAAGATATAAGCTTCTCTTTCATCAACAAGTACGTTGGAAGAATGTATTACGACAATACGTCAAACCCTGATAACCGCTTGTCAGATTATTTCGTTACTGACTTTGCTGCTTCGTACACCTTAGATGCCAAAAAAGTAGGGAAATTTGATTTTCAGTTTTTTATCAACAATCTGACAAATGTAAAGTATAATGCAAATGCATGGGTGGATACATATAAGTTTGCAGATGGAACAGAACAAGTTTATAAAGGGTTATTTCCTCAAGCGGGAGCTAACGTGATGGGCAAGATAAGATATCGGTTTTGA